DNA sequence from the Falco peregrinus isolate bFalPer1 chromosome 1, bFalPer1.pri, whole genome shotgun sequence genome:
CCCCTCACCTGAAAAACACCTCAtaaatacttaatttaaaaaaactaaaaaaactaATAAAGTACAGTTTACCTTTTCTTCTGAACAGCATTAGAGCTCTCTGACAAACTGCGTGGGAAACACAGTTCCTGGGAATATGGATTACAGGCAACTCTTCAAGACCTATTTTGAAAGGATGTGTGTGGTATTGAGGCAGCTGGAATTTGCATACAGATAAAACAGGTAGGTTTCTAATGCGATCTGGACTCCAATTAGCATGAACTATCTTTATGTGTATGACCTGTATGAGGATAACATGCACAGAGTACAAAGGGATCTCTGTTCCACACCAGGAGCAGAGGGTAGAGGGAGGAAGGTGAGATCTGTCTTCCGATGTGAAGGTAAGATGCACGATGCTGGCATCTGGCAACCATAAAAGACaaaggaggcagagctgggcctctggctgcctgccagccagggCATGTCCAGGGATAACAACAGCTTTTAACCCATATGGAAAGGTCAGGATGGTAAGAAGAGAATTATGGCCCATATTCATATTTCAACTGCAAATTTTCTAGCTTTATAGAGTTTCAATAGAACTCTACCGCAACATcctataattaattttaaaaccacaggCATCCAAAGTTCATCACAAATGACCAGGTCAAAACATCTAGACATACAGCTCCACTGAAAATCAATGGGAGTTAAGCCCCTAATTACTCTTACAGTTCTGaccaagtattttatttttttttctttaaaaactatAAATTCCACCCTCACTTTCTAACAAACCTATCCTGCTCATagcttttttcagtgctgtattTCACTATAACTCTTCATGACTATTGCAACCTGCAGTGccctggtgccagcagcacgTATCTCTGAAGTTTCCAAGATGCACTCGTGTGTCCCTGGAGCTTGTACCGCTCACTTCAACAACTGCTCTTCAGCCTGTTCGATGCTACCGGCTCCACGAACAGGCTGTTGTGACAAACTCCTCTAATACGACAGTCACAAGTGAAGACAAGGTTACAGATTCTGAATGAGTTCATGTCTAAAGTCAGTATTAAGGAAGTTTCACACACGGTTTTGCTCACAGATTTTCTCACAATGCCTAGGACTGATCTGAGTTTCCAAAAAAGTGAGTTTTTAATTATGAGCAGAGAAACAATAGCTCACTTCAACACTAGAAAGAATAAACCCACTATTTTTCCATGCTCTGTAATACAAACATAGGTTGACCCATTAGCtttaaagctttcagaaatattaaaactgaaatatacaGGTCaatttcctttttggtttttaagcCAGACCCAGAGACTGAAAGGTTTCAGACTAATGGCTACTTTAAGATGATAAAAGGCGATAAAGTTTTTGAACTATGAATCTAACGCTGCCAGAACAGATTGATTCCATAGTAAATTTTTAAACggaaagtaaatttttaaacatCAACTAAATACGAAGCGTTTAAATCAGACCAGAGCGTTAACTGCACGCTCATTCAGAAGTGCTACAGGGCCTATAATTTATCACACTGCACATATAGATCTACCtgacttttctcacttttttccaTAGTGTGCGTGTTCAGAATGCAAACAGGGGCCAAAGTACACCTGAACAGCATGCCTACCCATTCCAGAGACTTCCTATGTTTAATGTGAACCAGACAGAATCAATACAAACTGCAAAAATTGActagaaaatgccttttttattattattattatttactctGTTCATTAGAAACGTAACCCTGGAGGCCAGAACTATGATCTTGACCTTTTGGCAATTGATGACAACAGAATTATGATCAGCGGGATGCTGACTCCCAGTGTTTCCCAAGCACCTTCTGCAGGAACTGGAGGAACATCTTGTATACGTTGAGCATGAAACAGAAGGTCCCTCAGTTCATCAACACCACAGTGCCCAACAGGCACTGCTCTTTTGAGAAACATTAGTCCTAGACTCAGCAGTTTGCCTGAATTTCAACCAAATGAAGCCTCACGACTGCTAAAACCAGATGAAGGGTAACCAGACCTggcctggcactgctgctgacGCCCTTGCGCACTAACGCAGACCCTGTGAACTCGACTGAATGGGCAAAGCATCCCAAAGGTCGGGGAATAAAAGCTGTTTCAGACCACCCCATTAAGAGTCCACCCCGGCATCCGTACAGGCTGCCGGCGCCAATGGTATGATTTGTAAGCAACCTCAGCAATCCTAACAGCCACTGAAGTCTTAAGACCATCTTGGGATTTCCATCTCAATTCTGTTCCAGATCCTGTACTGGATTCAGGGCCATGTTCTATGCTCTTCAGGATTCTCCATCCCAAGACTGAAGTTCAGgttcctgctgcccagcaaaaTCTGGAGAAAAACTGTTGGTTTGAAATCACGGTAGGTAGGTCAAACCTCGCCAAAACCCAACTACTCTGAGGTATCTCATACTTGCAGTCACTTCACCTCAAACTaacttgatttttaaactgaagttaaGCAACTTCAGTTTAGTAATCacttttcaagtatttatttattttgttgggggaggagagaaaaatcaagctATTTAGCTTTCCAAGTATTTAacataaaacccaaaagagCTCCATCTGGCAACCAGCAGGATTTCTAAATAATCTAAATAGTATCTACATAAGAACCAGCCTGTCTATGGAGTAAGACAACTTCAACTTTTACAGCCACAAGAAGCCTTTATtaacataaaaggaaattataaaaaattgTTAGAACAGGAACAAGAGTCTGGCAAGCTGACAAAAGACCCCAGGAATCTCTGCATTAAtcttgaaatgctgcttttgactTTGTTGGAATATAGCATCATTcactgtggttttaaaaaaacaaaacaaaacaaaaaaaccccttaggTTCAAAGGACTCTAGTACAATAAAACCAGTTCTAGGAAAAGATTCAGATTAATGAAAGTCAATAtataattccttgctttgcaaCACAAAATAACCCCTACAATTTTAACATAGTTTGTAGAATACATTAGTACTTAATTACACAGACTTCACTGAGTCATGGATGAAGCCCTTCATGTCCATAGATATTAGTCttattaagaaaatgttttagaatACTGCTTCTAATTATGTTAATTAAACATACCTTTGAACTACTCATATAGAAAGTTTGATAATTCATAATTCTCAAGTAAATAAATGCCTCTCAGGGTAcacagtgtttatttttccaagttATTCAGATGAAGGATCTGGCCTTGCGCTCCATACCTTGCCTGTGTATTTTTCGGCCCGTTTGTGAATGATCCAAAGCTGGGGGTGTTTTGCTGTCCtgtgtgaaatattttactcCCCCTGATGCTCCTGTCAAGTTGCCTCTGGGATTTTCTGTCAGGCTCTTAGCAAAAAGTCAAAGAGTGAAACCAGTGGACCCAAAACTCCACCGCATCATGGTGACGCTGTGAGGACAGGGCAGCCTCAAAGCGCTGGATTTTCGCTGTCCTTGGGCTGCGGGGAGAGAATTTCTGCCTTTATCATTGCCCATCTGGCACCTTTCACAGGCAGCAAGaacaaagaagtaaaatgtaCTGGTCCCTACCATCTGCTTTTGCTTGTAAAGTCTACAAAGAGCCTGAtagggaagggggggggggggggggggcggaagaaaaaaaagaaaaaaaaaaaagacttcatcTCCCACCAAGCTGTTCTGGCAGGTACACATTTTTGCCTGGACTCCTGACATGTCTCAGGGCAACCCAGAGGCTGCGGGTTCCCTACAGCAAGGCAGCTGCCCGACGCAGAGCATCCCAAACTCACCCAGCCCCACATCTCCACTCACAGGCATCCAACCGCCCGGAAAGAAAGGTTGCATTGTTTGAGATTTGCTTCATTGGATCAGCCTCTGTTTTATCTAGAATAGGAAAATTCCTGTGTGTTTAATAGGAGGTATTACCCTACAGATTTTCTCTGGTTCCACCTCCTTTCCCATCAGCCACATCCCCCTCTTGCTGCAAGGCTGCATACACCATGTGTTGGCTCGACCCCTTCTGTCTCTGACAGAAATTTGGCCAAAAAGAGCAGATTTTCTGCTACTTTGATCATTTCCTGTGGTAAAAAGTAAGGGAATTATCTGACCCATGGTCTTTTTTTCgtagttttgaaaaataacatggATTTACATTTGCAAGTTCCCTTAAATAGCGTAGTTGCTTTTCAATAGCATTTTGCTGCTAGTTTCTTGGTTGTCTTACagaacttattttattttttagaatcAGAAAACACATTGCTCCAACCTCAAATTCAGAGATAGAGCTGCTGTATGAAGTCAAAAACAAACTTTGCTATGATGAAGCTGCAACCAAAAGGTAATACCAAATTCACAGACAACACAAAAGTGACAACttctttcctgttaaaaaattcttacatttaaaaaataagcttaaTTCTTTTTTGGTGGAGACAGTGTTATTTTTGGCTACAAATATGCATTGCATAGCGTGTTTAGAAGTAAGTTAGCCCTTTTATTAAATGCATTATTAGAGTAGGTCTATGATACATGTTATATAAGCACCCAGAAATATTGATTTCTTTCGTCAAAACCGCCAAGCTTCCAAGTCAGAAAACACATCTAAGCCTATGTTGAAATAGTGGCACTACCTGTTGACCTAAATGGTGTAAGCATTTGGGCAACAAGGGCCTAAAGTATGATGCCAAGTGATAATCAGTGACCTCGACATGGCCCGCGATGACACCCTGAAAACTAGTTCgccatgtattttttctgtccCAGACAGTACAAAGTAAGTGAACAACATGAATATACctactgaaataatgttttatatcAGAGTTAATATTCTATACGAGTACACTCCAAATAAATTATCACAATATACATTTAAGTCTTTATAAGCGTGGCACTGCAGCATTTTTAGTAGTGGAGCTGCATACTTTCGGCTCAGAAAATGCTACAATGTGCATATGTTTATATAGACTTTTTCCTGTTAATCATTTACTCGGAGTGCACAAAAACAGTTGTACTTGTTAGcatgaaaagccttttttttcttcccctaacTTTGCTGTGCTAATTACATGAATAGCACAGATTTTGACAGATACTCTCTGAAGCTGAGACCAGGGAGCACATGGGTCCCTTTGTGTGAGTTCTACCTTGGAAAGAAATGGTTGAATATTTTGAAGTGTTAAAAAtgacagttattttaaaatgttacagtaaGTTACTCGGTGAATTTACTacttgtgtgtatatatatatatatatatattaatcaGCCTGTTAACTAAAATCATGGCCTGGCTAcatttcatgtttcattttatgaaaCTGAATCTCCCCAAACCCCACACACCTCAAAATCAAAGGGAGACCTAGAGCagtctgttttccttcactgaaaagtaaaataaaaaggggaaaggaaacacatatttatttatatatatatatatgcatgtacttcactttaaaatataatcaaaaaggaggaagaatcTGCAGTATCCTTGCTAAAACAAAAATTGCACTAAACcacttaaaacaaaatcttacCACAACAAATCCTGGCACTATCATTATTAGTAATATATTGCCTTTCACATGCACATGTAATAAGGAGGCTGCACTCTGATCCATATAACCTCAATAATGTATAAATGAATCAAAAAGAATCTAATTAGTTCAGCAGCACCAAAAAAGTAGAAACATCAAAAGAGCCAGTGggatgttcttttttttttttttttttttcctcctgtcagacactccacagagctgcccttCAGAACCCTCTGGTCTGTATCTGGAAGCAGGCCTCACAAAGGTAGGTCACAGAAACTTAAAGGAACTGGAGCTAAAGGATGCCATCCTGTACCTGTACCCTCTCGGAGCAGcgctgccccacagcctgcccagcaccatCTCTGCACGTCCCACACGAAGTTCTGCACCATCTAGGATCTATGCGAAGGAAGGGTGGAGCCCGTTCCTCACCTCCTGTCTGCAGCCACAGGAGATAGCACATCCTGAAAGCATTACGTTTGCCACAatccccttttcctccttcccctcgACGCAACTGCGGAAAAGACGGAAGGGTAGATTGGGACGGTATCTTGGCTTCCACAGAGACATGCTACAAGGCAGGGAGATACGAAGGACGGTTGGGCGGACAACCGCAAATGCCACAGAGGCACAGGACCTCCCTGTAGATGGCCTTGGCCTCCTGTCATTCCCTCCGGAGTCCTACAGCTGTTCCTGCCATCCAGATGGGAAAACGTGTGTGCATGCCGGGCTGAGAGAGCCTCTGAGGAAATACCTGTGGAGGCATCTATGTGAAAGTTAGAACactgtgtgtatttatttatttatttatggaaaaaacaGTGAGAGAACTTTTATAATATGCCATATAGGTGCAGACATCCATGCCTTTGCAGCATATACTGAAAGCTTATATTGCATCAGAAACAGCGTAGCGAGAAAATCATACCCCAAAGGAACGTAGCTTGGACTgatttttcacaaagaaaagtcCTAACCATGCAATTCACCGAAGGCAGgtaagtttcatttaaaaatgaacaaaacttAATACTAGGGTCCACTCAACTTAAGtcaaggaattattttttctaactttGAAGATATGGATATATAAGCTTAGCTCGTACGTCCTTCAACATGATGTATTTGTCCACTACCCAGTAATGTTTCCCTcccttttgaaattaaaagcacCACATGCAAGAGAAACAATAATGCTATAAAAAGGAAGACCTCTCGCTACTCCAGGACTGTTTTGTATCCGAAACCAAAAAGTTTACTTGTTCAGAGGAATAAATAGAAGAGTATTTGTACAGTAAAGGTTTAAAACATGGTAACAACATTTTTAAGGTACATTCTCCAATAGCTTTCAACATTGTTCAATTTGCAGacataaaaaaccaaaccaaccaacaacatCCAATTATGCAATGGAACTGGGCAGATAAACAAAGCCTCCTTGCCAGAAGATTCACTCTCCTATTTACCTTTCAAGGAACATATAGAAGGCAACAGATTCCACAGGTCCACAAAGaccaggctgaaaaaaaaaaaatcaacactgCCATCACAGGAACTACCGCAGCATACCCCAAGGCCCACTCGCAATTCCCAAGCAATTCAACTGGAGGCGGACTGGGCCTCAAAAGTTACTAACTTTTCCTGTTATCTACATCATCAAACTTAAAGTACTTTGACAGAAATCTGCACTGAAGAGCTCCAACAGAAACCTCTGAGGAATCCAAGGTCCCACTCCGACAAACCTTGACAATCCTAAGCAGACACACAAACCAGCAGGACTATCCAGCAGGGTAAagttttttgagaaataaatgaatatgGAAACTCACAAATGTAACACAGATGGCCCGCAACATCTGCGGGagttaaaatacaaacacttcTCACAAGGTAACACCAAATACTGACAAAGACAGACAAAGCCAGCCCATGCCCTGCCGCACCAGCCgccagcaccaggcagagccACCCCAATCCACgcagcactgcccagcctgccATAAACACAACCACAGAGCATCTCTGTCAGAGGCATCCTGAGGAGGAGGGGTAGTACTGGGAAGGGACAggatttatgaaaataaaagaactgaaTTGAAGCCTGTATGCTGCTGTCTAGAACTAGTTACATTTGTACCACCCATTCCCTGGGGGAAATGACTTACAATGCAAACAGGCCTCGTTGTTCAATTATTCAAGTATTAAGAGATTCACAGAAAGACATCTGAGAAACATAACATTTTAATAGATGAAATAAATACTCCAGTACATGCAAGATAAAAACtgacattggaaaaaaaaaaattaaaaatcacttttgttatagtgtaatttttttgtttgtttgtttaaacacTCACAGTAGCTTTTCCCCCAGTTTGGAAATTAACACATGGAAAACATAATCACAACCTCCAGTCCTTCCACTCCTACACACCAAATGCACTTCTAACCTAACacttgatgaaaaaaaaaaaaaaaaaaaaagtcatacaaaacagaaacaaacaaaatagtAGCTACATCCATCATCTatgtgttgttggtttttttagtttttttaaatgagtgaGAACTGAGGTAACCTTTTTCCTGCACAACCGAACAGTAAAATTTAGAAGGGAAATTTCGGAAGACAAGACAAGACAAACTTTAAAAACCGCACCCAGCGCgattaaagctttttttccccccactttttttttaagatgccCCCACCTCCcgacatataaaaaaaaaaaacccaaacttttaaACAGTTATTACCATTTGTGTGAAGACCTTGTTGAATAAAGGAAAATTTATCTGCAGATACTTGCTTgcctttaaagtaaaataaaaagaagcccAAACTGGCTACTTTTATTAGTACGTATAGTTTGAATATGTTCTGCTTCTTCACCACATGAAATCAAAGGATTGGGCTCATCCAAGCAAATTCTTTGGTATACCAAAAAGGGGTGAGGAGGTGggatattattttcctttatcagTGACTGGGATCTAAACAGAACATGTGGGGGTTAATTCACAGAATTGGAGTTCACTGGCGGTAAAGTCCTGGGTGAAGATCTTTCTCTTAGTGCCTGAGATAACAGGTTGCAACCATCCGAGACGGCGCAAGCTGAGTTCCTCAACCTTTCCCTGTAATCGCTCATTTTGGTGCTACTTTCGGGGTGTTGGGCTATATCCCTGAGGCATTGGGTCAGGAGCACACAAGCAGATACCACACTCATGGCTCCTCCTAGGATGGCAGTTTGCACAGCTTTGCCCTCCGGATTGATGGTGGCAGCTTTACCCAAAAACTGGGGCTCAGTGGCAAAGCCCACCAGAGCATAGACAGACTGCACCAAAGGTCCGCTGAACAAGACGCATCGGTTCCTGGTCAGCTCGCTGGGTGAAGTCTTGACCTCCTTGACACACGCCAAGAGGGCAGAGGCGCTGGTGCTCATACATTTGACACTGAGTTTGAACTGCTCCTTAGCAAATTTATCCTTGGATTTCTCACTGGCCAGCACGCAGGCGTCTGTCAAGAATTTCAAGTTCTTGGACATGTTCTGAGAAACCtccagcaggagctgagggCTCATATCTGCCAAAGGGGTGGTCTTCAAGACCCCGCAGCCGTGCTCCACCTCATGCCTACATCGGGTCACCTTGTAGCGATCCACCAAGCCAGGCATGGCAGGCTGGGCCCCCGGAGTCTCCACTGCAGCCAGGTAGGCAGCGTGGGCAGAGCACTCGGTCAGGGAGACCACCAGCTCCCCCATCTCCATCAGGctttcccccacctccccgAAGCGTCCCATGTTGAGCTGGCTCTGGACGTCATGGGTCAGGATGGAGAGTCCTTTGGTCCTGGCAATGATCGTGTCCCTGCACTTCTCGAAGGACTCACCAAAGACAGACAGGCTCTCGGTGTTCACCGGCCTGGTCTCGCtcgacagcagcagcagatcgGCCACCAGTTGCATCTTGATCTTGCAGTGGTCGCAGATAGAGATGagcttcttcctctgcagggagctgctgctggggatgccGCCGCCAGACACCTCGCTGCTGGACTTGCCAGAGCCACCGCTAGCCATAGCGCCGGGGGGGCACTCGCATGCCGCTCGCTACCCCGCTGCCACCGTCTCTGCCACCGCCGCCCGAGCAGTCCCGACTGAGCCCGGCAGGATCGCTCTGCCTGTTCCGCAACATCATTCCATCAATGGCCGGGAGGCACGGGAGGGCTCTGGGCGCCGGGGCTGCCGCTGCTGCGGGGAGCGAGCTCCGCCGGggcgcccgccccgctccggcgCCAGCCCTCGCCCCTACGGCGCTGCCGCGGCGGGCCGGCGCTGGCCGGGAGCCCCCGGGCCCCGT
Encoded proteins:
- the TLNRD1 gene encoding talin rod domain-containing protein 1, with the translated sequence MASGGSGKSSSEVSGGGIPSSSSLQRKKLISICDHCKIKMQLVADLLLLSSETRPVNTESLSVFGESFEKCRDTIIARTKGLSILTHDVQSQLNMGRFGEVGESLMEMGELVVSLTECSAHAAYLAAVETPGAQPAMPGLVDRYKVTRCRHEVEHGCGVLKTTPLADMSPQLLLEVSQNMSKNLKFLTDACVLASEKSKDKFAKEQFKLSVKCMSTSASALLACVKEVKTSPSELTRNRCVLFSGPLVQSVYALVGFATEPQFLGKAATINPEGKAVQTAILGGAMSVVSACVLLTQCLRDIAQHPESSTKMSDYRERLRNSACAVSDGCNLLSQALRERSSPRTLPPVNSNSVN